A window of the Brassica oleracea var. oleracea cultivar TO1000 chromosome C1, BOL, whole genome shotgun sequence genome harbors these coding sequences:
- the LOC106326955 gene encoding probable calcium-binding protein CML20, producing MSSLYRGVSRKEKPRRHHGLNQQKRQEIKEAFDLFDTDGSGTIDAKELNVAMRALGFEMTEEQIEKMIADVDKDGSGAIDYDEFYHMMTAKIGERDTKEELTKAFKIIDLDNNGKISADDIKRMAKDLGENFTDAEIREMVEEADRDRDGEVNMEEFMRMMKRTAAYEY from the exons ATG TCGAGTCTATACAGAGGTGTTTCAAGGAAAGAGAAACCCAGACGTCATCATGGGTTGAATCAGCAGAAGAGGCAAGAGATCAAGGAAGCTTTTGATCTCTTTGACACTGATGGCTCTGGTACCATCGATGCTAAAGAGCTTAATGTTGCTATGAG GGCGCTTGGTTTCGAGATGACGGAAGAG CAAATCGAGAAAATGATAGCAGATGTGGACAAGGATGGAAGTGGAGCCATAGATTACGATGAGTTTTACCATATGATGACTGCTAAAATTGGTGAACGTGACACCAAAGAAGAGCTCACCAAGGCTTTCAAGATCATTGATCTTGACAATAAT GGGAAGATATCTGCTGATGATATCAAACGCATGGCAAAGGACTTGGGTGAAAACTTCACTGATGCTGAGATACGTGAAATGGTGGAAGAAGCTGACCGTGACC GTGATGGTGAAGTTAATATGGAAGAGTTCATGAGGATGATGAAGAGAACTGCTGCTTATGAGTACTAA